From one Eucalyptus grandis isolate ANBG69807.140 chromosome 9, ASM1654582v1, whole genome shotgun sequence genomic stretch:
- the LOC104418068 gene encoding lipase-like PAD4 isoform X1 — translation MLATFLASTPLLEESWRLCSLANSAAPRSFVADQHGEVGYLAFSGIQVIDGPEASCGTLMALDKCGWEHLFSPLRCDGDGEETVKVDVGFLSLFLEFYHRQDFRNQPMASPISVLCLTFGTPLLGNKSLSRAILQERWGGSFCNIVSKLDVVPKLFFAPLTSLTPQLHLLLQFWQVAMASPSPEQLVGELQKQNFDEFFSNVKKCVKDAAQSEEGAGNNLFWPLGSYLFYSEEGAICLDNATSVVKMMHLMLETVSPTSTFEDHLRYGYYTRPLSWQFLKRININDLSESSYEAGVFLALQSLGIDPQDDNISKPAKDCLQMSRHMGRAPNLNNAYLAIKLSEITPYWAQLEWYKARCDESVDQRGYYDTFREFAASRRESTIDMNLFRLGAFWDRVIGMAARNELSHDFHRRSKWIHAPHSYMLLAEPLEIARYYRHGMHKKKGHYIKYGRNRRFQILERWWNRKVAVAAQEPQQNNNRRSRSRFASLSQDSLFWARVEEAKDQLKNAEEEEDLNKLEPLLENMNHFETYAKKLIKNKEVSIDVLAKNSSYTLWAEKWKDLKSKLLQLPSTLVLNGMDCDYKEIEG, via the exons ATGCTGGCGACCTTCTTGGCGTCGACGCCACTCTTGGAGGAGTCGTGGAGGCTGTGCAGCTTAGCAAACTCCGCCGCGCCGAGGAGCTTTGTGGCGGACCAACACGGTGAGGTTGGGTACCTGGCGTTCTCGGGCATCCAGGTGATTGACGGGCCCGAGGCGAGTTGTGGGACCCTGATGGCGCTGGACAAGTGCGGATGGGAGCATCTGTTCTCGCCGTTGAGGTGTGACGGTGATGGCGAGGAGACAGTTAAGGTGGACGTGGGATTCCTCAGTCTCTTCCTGGAATTTTACCATCGACAGGATTTCCGAAACCAG CCCATGGCTTCTCCCATCTCAGTCCTCTGCCTCACCTTCGGCACTCCCTTGCTTGGCAACAAGTCCCTTTCCCGAGCCATTCTCCAAGAAAGATGGGGCGGGAGCTTCTGTAACATTGTCTCCAAGCTCGATGTAGTACCGAAACTGTTCTTCGCTCCACTTACCTCCTTGACTCCTCAACTGCACTTGCTGCTTCAGTTTTGGCAAGTCGCTATGGCTTCACCCAGTCCAGAACAGTTAGTTGGAGAactacaaaaacaaaatttcgatGAATTCTTCAGCAACGTCAAAAAATGTGTTAAAGATGCTGCACAATCAGAAGAAGGGGCCGGGAACAATTTGTTTTGGCCATTGGGAAGCTACCTATTCTATTCAGAAGAGGGAGCGATTTGTCTGGATAATGCAACTTCTGTTGTTAAGATGATGCATTTGATGCTCGAGACAGTCTCTCCAACTTCCACTTTTGAGGATCATCTGAGGTATGGTTATTATACGAGACCACTTTCTTGGCAGTTCCTGAAAAGAATAAACATCAATGACCTCTCCGAGTCAAGCTACGAAGCTGGTGTCTTCTTGGCATTACAATCCTTAGGAATAGATCCACAG GATGACAATATTTCAAAACCAGCTAAAGATTGCCTGCAGATGTCTCGGCACATGGGACGTGCGCCGAACCTGAACAATGCTTATCTAGCTATCAAACTATCTGAGATAACGCCCTACTGGGCACAACTTGAGTGGTACAAGGCACGCTGCGATGAGTCCGTGGATCAACGTGGGTATTATGACACATTCAGGGAATTTGCAGCATCCAGGAGGGAGTCCACAATCGACATGAACCTGTTCAGACTCGGCGCATTCTGGGATAGGGTCATAGGCATGGCAGCACGGAATGAACTCTCGCACGATTTCCACCGCAGGTCCAAGTGGATCCATGCGCCCCATTCCTACATGCTCCTCGCCGAGCCATTGGAAATCGCACGCTATTACCGTCATGGGATGCACAAAAAGAAGGGACATTACATCAAATATGGAAGAAATAGGAGGTTCCAGATTTTGGAAAGATGGTGGAATCGGAAGGTGGCTGTTGCGGCGCAAGAACcacaacaaaataacaacagaAGGAGTAGGAGCAGGTTTGCAAGCTTGAGTCAAGATTCTTTGTTTTGGGCGAGGGTGGAGGAAGCTAAAGACCAGCTCAAGAAcgcagaagaggaagaggaccTGAATAAGTTGGAACCACTTTTGGAGAACATGAATCATTTTGAGACGTACGCAAAGAAGCTGATTAAGAACAAGGAGGTGTCCATAGATGTTCTGGCTAAGAACTCAAGTTACACATTATGGGCTGAgaaatggaaagatttgaagTCGAAGCTCTTGCAGCTACCTTCCACTCTTGTTCTGAATGGAATGGATTGTGATTACAAAGAGATCGAGGGATAG
- the LOC104418068 gene encoding lipase-like PAD4 isoform X2: MASPISVLCLTFGTPLLGNKSLSRAILQERWGGSFCNIVSKLDVVPKLFFAPLTSLTPQLHLLLQFWQVAMASPSPEQLVGELQKQNFDEFFSNVKKCVKDAAQSEEGAGNNLFWPLGSYLFYSEEGAICLDNATSVVKMMHLMLETVSPTSTFEDHLRYGYYTRPLSWQFLKRININDLSESSYEAGVFLALQSLGIDPQDDNISKPAKDCLQMSRHMGRAPNLNNAYLAIKLSEITPYWAQLEWYKARCDESVDQRGYYDTFREFAASRRESTIDMNLFRLGAFWDRVIGMAARNELSHDFHRRSKWIHAPHSYMLLAEPLEIARYYRHGMHKKKGHYIKYGRNRRFQILERWWNRKVAVAAQEPQQNNNRRSRSRFASLSQDSLFWARVEEAKDQLKNAEEEEDLNKLEPLLENMNHFETYAKKLIKNKEVSIDVLAKNSSYTLWAEKWKDLKSKLLQLPSTLVLNGMDCDYKEIEG; the protein is encoded by the exons ATGGCTTCTCCCATCTCAGTCCTCTGCCTCACCTTCGGCACTCCCTTGCTTGGCAACAAGTCCCTTTCCCGAGCCATTCTCCAAGAAAGATGGGGCGGGAGCTTCTGTAACATTGTCTCCAAGCTCGATGTAGTACCGAAACTGTTCTTCGCTCCACTTACCTCCTTGACTCCTCAACTGCACTTGCTGCTTCAGTTTTGGCAAGTCGCTATGGCTTCACCCAGTCCAGAACAGTTAGTTGGAGAactacaaaaacaaaatttcgatGAATTCTTCAGCAACGTCAAAAAATGTGTTAAAGATGCTGCACAATCAGAAGAAGGGGCCGGGAACAATTTGTTTTGGCCATTGGGAAGCTACCTATTCTATTCAGAAGAGGGAGCGATTTGTCTGGATAATGCAACTTCTGTTGTTAAGATGATGCATTTGATGCTCGAGACAGTCTCTCCAACTTCCACTTTTGAGGATCATCTGAGGTATGGTTATTATACGAGACCACTTTCTTGGCAGTTCCTGAAAAGAATAAACATCAATGACCTCTCCGAGTCAAGCTACGAAGCTGGTGTCTTCTTGGCATTACAATCCTTAGGAATAGATCCACAG GATGACAATATTTCAAAACCAGCTAAAGATTGCCTGCAGATGTCTCGGCACATGGGACGTGCGCCGAACCTGAACAATGCTTATCTAGCTATCAAACTATCTGAGATAACGCCCTACTGGGCACAACTTGAGTGGTACAAGGCACGCTGCGATGAGTCCGTGGATCAACGTGGGTATTATGACACATTCAGGGAATTTGCAGCATCCAGGAGGGAGTCCACAATCGACATGAACCTGTTCAGACTCGGCGCATTCTGGGATAGGGTCATAGGCATGGCAGCACGGAATGAACTCTCGCACGATTTCCACCGCAGGTCCAAGTGGATCCATGCGCCCCATTCCTACATGCTCCTCGCCGAGCCATTGGAAATCGCACGCTATTACCGTCATGGGATGCACAAAAAGAAGGGACATTACATCAAATATGGAAGAAATAGGAGGTTCCAGATTTTGGAAAGATGGTGGAATCGGAAGGTGGCTGTTGCGGCGCAAGAACcacaacaaaataacaacagaAGGAGTAGGAGCAGGTTTGCAAGCTTGAGTCAAGATTCTTTGTTTTGGGCGAGGGTGGAGGAAGCTAAAGACCAGCTCAAGAAcgcagaagaggaagaggaccTGAATAAGTTGGAACCACTTTTGGAGAACATGAATCATTTTGAGACGTACGCAAAGAAGCTGATTAAGAACAAGGAGGTGTCCATAGATGTTCTGGCTAAGAACTCAAGTTACACATTATGGGCTGAgaaatggaaagatttgaagTCGAAGCTCTTGCAGCTACCTTCCACTCTTGTTCTGAATGGAATGGATTGTGATTACAAAGAGATCGAGGGATAG